The Oryza sativa Japonica Group chromosome 11, ASM3414082v1 DNA window tatatatatatatatatatatatatatatatatatatatatatatatatatatatatatatatatatatatatatatatatatatatatatattctgagCTGCAATTAAGAGTCTaatcgtctcaagttagtatgtgaatttttttaaagagatttcttatacaattctgtctgtatttccaaaagcgaacgaacttaaagaCCGACtgaaatacggatatgtatttcaaaaaacgaacaaacttaaaaaccgactcatgtACAGATGACATACCAAAGTACCGACAAAAATATCCTCAATTTTATAAATAGTAGagaattgaagatgtttttgccggtattttgatatgtcatccatgtttgagtcggttttatgTTCgctcgcttttgaaaatacagatcCGTGTATAAGTCGGAtattaagttcgtttgcttttagaaaaaCAAAATGAGTCGTAGAAGAAATCTCTTAAAGAAAACTCACATAGTAACTTTGAGATAAAAGTCGAACTCCTAatttgcagctcatgattttctaagaaaaatgtatccaagcGAATTTACGCAGCTAATTTTATCCTAGCTAAATCGTAtaacaaattataataacctTAACCCGTTGTAACGTACATACATCTTTTTCTAGTTTGGAGACAAAAGGAGTAATTCTTTTACTCTCACGAAGTAAGAGCAGATGCAATCCCGTGTATGCACCTGAAAAGCGGAAAATACGGTAGAGGAGGGTGACGTGTAAAACGAAAAATACGAATATGGGCATGTACAAAATTAGAGTCTAATATGAGCTCTCTATATTAATTACtttctatattaattaatgtCACTATAGACTATCCTCCTACCATAGTAGAGAAATAAGATTTCTAAACTATTAATACACTAGataattttttattatagttCTTTCCTTTTCCCGTCCTCATGCAACTTTTCCTTTTCCTGTCCTCATGCAACTTTTTATTatagttttttccttttccccatCCTCATACAAcaaatttttagataatatagTTCTTTCCTTTTCCCCATCCTCATGCAACAAATTTTTAGATAATTTTTTACTgtacttcttttcttttctccgtcCTCATGCAACAAATTTTCTGGTAATAAATTTCTTTTCTCCATCCTCATGTAATCTGTTAATAAACTATTTTTCTAAGAGACCGTTATTAGCCACCATTGTACATGTCTAAGGGGAGCGCTGGAAAACACGTTTATTAACACTACGTAAAATTTAAAACCATGACTCAAATATATGTTTAGAGAAAATATCGCTGTCCAAAACATAAAACCGTAGGAAGCATCATTTGATTGAGTCGTGATGGCTCTTGTTAAGAACGGGAGATAAGCACTAAATCGCATCcatatctaaattcataaataaAGTGGATTTCCCTCTAAACGGCCGTCAAATGCCACCGGGAGTGCAAAACCACGTTACATGTGGCGATCCGAATGGCAAATTTGTCGTTCATTTCGAGCaaaatagtgaaaaaaaaatgggctTCCTAGAGTCCCTACTGGCCGGAAAGGTCCGGTCACAGTAATGAAATCATAAGAATTTAAAATATCTTAAGTACCAACAGTTGAGAAATAACATATGGAACAttcttgtaagttgtaacaacCAATAATTTAGCAAATCCTGGAATAACTTCTTGCATGGGATTTTAACATTCAGTAGACTATTAGGATCAGCATGTGATCATAAAATGGTCGGCCCAGTAACAAGGGAGCAAAAGATACATAACTTTAGCTGGAAACTTGGGATATAAGGAAATATTCAAACAATACATTCGCACAGCCTCCAGTAGCACCATTtattcctcctcctcggcctcctccagcCATTTAACAAAAGGTTCCAGTGCTTTGACGAAAGATTGCCTGACATTAAAATGCAAATATTATAGCAGTTTCAAACATAACTGAAACTCTACAACATCTACATGAAACAAATATTATCCACTAGTGATTGCAATCTAAAGTTCGCATTGGTAGTTAGTTTCTACTTAACATGAAGATTGAAGTTAGGGCACggaaaacaagaaaaacaagaaaGCCATTAGCGTATGACTAATCAagttataattattattataaacttgaaaaatggatttttctgatattttaaagcaacttttatatagaaagtttccaCATAAAATGCGTTGTTTAACAGCTTGAAATCGTATTAACAAAAACCTAGGTAAAATCAGTATCTTGTACAAAAGTGGACCTACGTAAGGCAATTACCTGCCCTTTGGGTTTGAACCCTTGCGGAACCAAAGGAGGATGGTATCTTCAGCTAGGACATCTTGGTCATACAGCGTTCTGATTATTTCAGGAAATAGCTTCATCAGCTTAGCATCCTCATAGCACTGTGTCTGAACTTTGTATATGAGTTCGAGTTCAAGCCTGCCACTTGTGCAGAATGCATTCAAAAGGCCAGCCCATGCTTTCACCTGTAAAGGGAATATTTTTAGATATAATAAATGATACCCATCATAACAAAGAGAACCTAGAAAGATCAAAATGGTCTTTAGAGGTTAATCCTAATCTCCACAAGCATAACTAATAGAAGGTGCTTCTTCCTATTTGGGATCTAGACAACGCAGCATCTAGAGTTTTCCCTTTCAGCAAACTGCAAAATTAATAATACACTTATTCATGGATATCTTCAAGTAATTTGTCCAAAATAGACCCATTCCAAAGTAGAGTTAAAGCTCTTAAATTGGATACCTAATAGACGATCCATCATTGGGAAATGTGACACTTCCACAACTTTAGTGAACATACATAATGAAAGCAGCCCTCATTAACCAATTTATTTGAATGCATCCCAAACTATTAGAGTTCACACATTCAAATACTCACACATCACCTAAGCAGTTAAAAGGTAATCTTCCCATCAAGAGGATATACTGTCCAGTGTAGTAATAGTTGGAATTCGTACAACCAAGGGACCACCAAGTGGTTAATTGACATGCAAATAATTGATCAGGATTATACTGATAATCTGGTAGTCAtattaatacatatatatacatttgattatgatctcctttttcttttgtgaGGATAGTTGTGAAATTTTAGGGTGCGTTCGGCACCCcaagttcccaacccctctccctcgttttccgcgcacatgcttttcaaactgctaaacggtgcgttttttgtaaaaagtttctatgcgaaagttgcttaaaaaaatcaaattaatccatttttgaaaaaaaaatttagctaatacttaattaatcacgtgctaatggaccgcttcGTTTTCCGTGCACACTGTTTGGGTTGGGATCCGGCTGGAgtgaacacagccttaatctaTTTTAGAGGCAACTTAAGACATTATATTGTCATTTCATAAAAATACTTGCAATATTCCCCGGGTTTATACCACAGTAGTTTCGAAGCATGTAATATCACATGGTCGTAGATTAGACTCTAAACTTAACTGTGACTACGCAACTGACACAAGGACATGAGTGGCACTATAACTTGTTATCTACTGGTACTATTGGGCAGGTTGACGGTGCACTCAATGTGGTAGTAGTAATTGAAGGAGTAATCAGGTAAGAGGAAATGGCCAACCAAATGTCCAACATGGTAGATTTGGTGTTTGCACTCACAACAGATCTGATTCACTGATTTGTGAAAGTTCGTTCGCCGCTTACGACTGGCCGTCCAATTATGTGGCCTGTGCAGGCAACTATTACCACCCTAATGCCATCTATAACACGGTAAGTGACGCTGACTTTAACCTAATACTGCTCTCATGTCACAGATAACTGACATTTTGCATCAATCGCCAAAATTCAACTGCAAAAAAATATTACTGCAATTTTTGTGAATACCTCAAGAAAATCCTACCCATATCATGTACATATCAATCCAACTATCCAAATATGTATTGACAAATGAAGTTGCAAAGTTTGTTGCATTTATTTCAAAGTTAACAGGCTTCTTGTCCCTAAATTAGAAAGTGGAAATGCCATCAAATGCCCCATCTTCCAAACAAGCAACCACTCATAATCATTGCTTTAACCTGCCTTTCCATTAAACTGTAGCTTTTGACAGGCGATATCAATGTTCATTTTCCCTCAGTAATTGATAGCTTTTGCATATCATGGGTTAACATAGGCCAGTTAACCCCATGATATGCAAATTCGTATACATTTAGCTCCTACTATCCATACCAGCAAACATCGTTCTACTGTTCTATGGATagaattttatttcttttgcctCCCGAGAAATGATTGGTCAAGAGAAAGTTCTCCAGAGGTTACACTGAGGTAGTTTTCTATTTAGGTGGAGGGCAGACGATCCACTTTACTATGAGAAAAATAAGGAACGAGAGGTATAACAAAATAGAAATATGATACACCACAAAACAATGTTGTACACTTGCTGACTATCCTCACCTATGCTAGTAGGCAAAAGTAGAATTTCAGAAGCTGAACTAAGATATACACATTCCAAGTATCCCACAACTGCTTTAAAATCAATGCCAAAATAAAAAGATTTACCTGCCGAAGTGCTGAATTAGAATTTTGTTGCTGGTTCTTCCCAGACCACTGAACAGCCTCCATCAGCACATCCCATAGCATGCGAACAACCTCTATATCAGGAAATTTAGCATCTTTCACCTGTTGCTTGACAGCTTCTGTGACTTCAGATATTTCAGCCTCTTCATTGATCATTGTTGTCAGTGTTAACTTTATCTCCTTAAGTTTAACCTCAAACATCTTCTTTTCATTGTACTCAACAAGACTTGTCAGACCTTCTTTACTGAAGAGAGCATAATGAAACACTAGAACTCAGAATATCATTTAACTACTTCTGTTCAGCAAAAAATCATGATAACAACTTACGTGAAATGTTCAGATAAAGCCTCGGAGGTTCTTTTTGCCGATGGGAAAAATTCCAGCAAATTGTCCTCCATTTTGCCTTTCTTCAAAAGTGCAATAAGATCATCTAAAGTGTTCTCCTTCAGATATTCTTTGAAAAACTCAGTAATGAACGAAAGCACTATCCCTTTGGAAACAAGATTATCCTTGAGCAGTGGCTGGAAGACAGTTTCAGGTGGAAGACCTGATAACTTCTGAGAAAAGGCAAGTGCTGTGAAAATGGCAAGTTTCTTCCTCTCATTTTCTTCGAAGAACTCCAGTGACTGAAGGAATTTGCGCATAACATTTTCAAGATTCTTTATCAAGAAAGGCCTCCTGCGCAATGTTTTCTGAATGTAGAGAACAGAAGGCAAAATTGCTTCACGCTGCGCTGCACAATCAAGTACAGAATAGGGGTGACGCTCTCCTTCTTCCTCAGGTTTTATTGTGCCAGGCTGAGTGCGCCCTCCAATGAATACAACCTGCAGTTTTTCAAATATTTACATTTAAGTGTTCGTTGACAACAAGGGTTATTCAAGGAAATTGAAACTCCAGTACTTAATTCATTTTGCACATCTTTCAAAGGCACAATACTATTTGTAGTTTTACTTTTGTTCAAAATAAACACAAAAGAATTAAATCACAAATAGCTCAAAAATAACTGTGTATCTATACTCTTTTAATCaggtagtggtggtggcacCTACTCCCATTTTAAATGTTTGCATGTTACCTCTTCTTGAACTTCTTAATATTAAAAAGGATCAAAACTAAATGGATAGCCACATAAAAAAATAGTTCAAGATGAATATTCCGTAACACATTAATACATTTTGTTTAATCCATTGCAAAGCACCGGCATTTAGCTAATAGTATAAAAATAGCTTGACAAATGGCAGTTTGGTGCCACAGAGTACAGCatccaagcaagcaagcaagctaaAACTCCAAACTAATTACAATATAAGCTAGAAGAGAACTGTAATAATATCTtagttaactataaatataGATGTAGACTATTAAAGGTCATAACCACAAATGCAACATCCAAGAGAATTCTACATACATATAATTCTATGGAAATACCTCAAAAAAGGTGTCACCGTAACGTGAGAAGTTGAGATCCGAGGACTCGATACTTTTGGCAACAAGTTCCTGTCAGTGAAAGGTCTTTATAAGAATTGATTGCACAGGATAAAATACAAGTAAAACATATGTATGTGAAGGTCGGCAAGATAGttttacatataaatataaTGTTAGCTTGTATGTCGATATTCTAGCACTCCAAATAATGTTCAACATGATTacaagaataaaaaaattaaaatttactaTGAAGTCATAATTGTTGTATAGCATGTAATGCTTTGGATTGAATACACTAAGAGATGAAAATGATAACATTATTCACTAAATATGTTGAGTACGGGGCTGAAATGGCAATACATATCTGTGAAATAAATTGATTTATCAGTGTAATGCGTAGGTTTTATTTTTGTTCAACTGAcctcttaaaaaaaagtactagCAAAGAATGATAGGCAGACTGCTAAGAATATTTTCAAGAATAATTGCATGTCCCTTATGAGCAAAAAGTATAGACAACAATAAATATTTTATCAGAACACCCAACTGAAGATAAATGAGACGAAAGTTAGGTGACATGTCAAGGATGTTTAACAGGGCTAACCAGGTCTCCAGCATTATCCAGATAAATCTGGACAATTGCATCAGAGAATGATGCAGGGTCCAAAGGAGCAGCAATATTCCGTTTGCGGGTCTTAATCCGCTGGCCTCTGCAGTATagcataacaaaaaaaatcattaagatAGCCTTACTATATGATAGTTGCAAAGAAAGCTGAAAACTTCACACAATACTATGAATTGACACAACAAACCACATGACAGCTCATTCCCTTACTGTATGATCACACAGTGCGTAGTTAAGGTAATAATGAGAAAAGACAAGATAAATATATCTTAAAAGCAAGAACATCATGCAAAAGAAACATGCAACATTATCTCTACTATTGCTAGGTCAGATAAGACAGATTACAAACACAATCATAAGGACTAAGTAAGCAACACGGACTAACAAAATTTAAAGCACAGCACTTGAACAAGTTTGCGCCTCATAGATACTTAAACAAGGAAAGCTCTATCAAAATGAAATCAAAGTTGAAATTATGCCCATACATTTTGTGAGCTTAAGTTGCAGTACAAGGGCATTTAGGAAAAGCATGTCTATATGTTACTACTTGCAATACGAACAAAACAGAAAAGTTCTACATATGACTCAATCAAAATATCTGTATGTGCAGTTGTGCATATTGATCTAGCATACACAAATTTATAGGAGTAACATCAGTGATAGCTCTAGCTGTGCAGATTCATTCGTAATGTTGCATTCCAATATAGTGCTTAAATGATATGAACACCCAGTACAACAGCACCAGAAGAAAGTAAACAAGAAATATCTAAAAGAACTAGCTAATACCCATGCTTTGCTACGGATAAAAATGAATTATATGTGGGCTAATAATATTTGGAACAAGTTAATTATAAGGTTTTTGGGACAATTTCATCCCTGATTCGCTGTAGATGTATTTGCGTGATAAACCTAAATTCTAGAGAAAAAGTACAACAGAGTTAGTGGCTGGCAGATTCACTGGCACCACCATTGCGAGACCAAGAGCCTTACCCAAGAGTGGGCTTCTCCTTCGAGCTGCAGACAAAAAATAGGTAAAAGAGAAATTGGATCAGACAACAAGAAAGcatcatctccaatttggaTGAAATTCAAGTGATCATGGCATAAGGCGTATAAAATGTTAAACAACAAAGCAGGGACTGCTAATAATTCAATAACCCGTTACCCCTGCATACTTAAAATGGATCAAGTGTCCCTATGTGTCTAAAACATAAGTCACCTATCAAAAGAAAATTGAACTTAAATAGGACAAAAGGTAAAATAATGGTATGCACTAaatggccaaaaaaaaaatcaaatgttttATTGCCATTGTTGCAGAAATCACGAAAGGTTTTTTGTACGAGGCTCCCCATGCTTTATGGTCCTAACACATTCATAGAACCCCTCCCTTAACCAGATGTTATTTTATTGGCACTGGAAAAGGCCATCGGGACATTCCAAAACATGTCAAAAAAAATGTGTAaggtaagtaaaaaaaatgtgtaaagAATGTGTAAGTAAAAAAGAACTTGGTTATGATGGAGTATCCAGACTCTGGCCGAGAAACCTTTATGCAGCTACAGTCATAAAACATAACATACTGatatgtggttttgtgaaactttctAAAAATATCGACGGAGAATTCCAGAATCTTCATAAATAACAACGGACAACTCAAGAATCTTCATGCTCATCTCAGGGTAAAATTCACAGAACTTACTAATCAAGAAAAACTCAAACATCTGACAACCGCCAAATCTGTGAGGAATCAAGGAACCTAACTGACTAAAAGCAGAAAAGGCAGCTCCATCAAACCCATCAAATCATTGAAGATTTAAGAAAAGACTATCAAATTACCCAAACAACGAAAATATTGACACGATAAACGTCTGGATAAACATAGCTAATTCCTTATACCATTTCAATGAGACGAACAAATCGGACAAATCTACCAGTACGCAACGAATTTGATAGACCTACAACGCAGGAATCAAACCAAGGCACATCAAAGGGAACCTCGCTTACTCACAGCTACCAGATCCGATCATACTGAGCGCTCGGAATCCCCAAGCTTCAACCATCAAAACTCGCCGGAAAATCGCACATCCAAGATTACCCAAATCAAGAGCGCGTCACCAAGAATCACCAAACGAAAATCCAGCTTCCAAACAAGAAAGCAGCAAACAGCAGCTCGAACCCCCTCCCACTCCGATCCAGCACCCCTACAACCGACAGCCCACAGATCCGCCGCCATACAGGCAACAAAGGGAAGGAAGAAAGCGAGATCTAAGGCTACCGCAGAAGCGGGACGACGGCAAGTACCTCATAAACACAACGATCTggcgcggagggggaggggggttgAGTGGATCCGGGGCTTCAGGGAAAGTTGCGCGCGGCCGCCGACGCGAGGGAGAGTGAGGAGGGTAAAAAACCTAGCTCTTCTCAGGGTAGGGGTtggtgcggcggtggcgatCGGGGAAAGAGGGGGTGATAAAGCGTGTGTGCGGGGCTTCGGGCGGAaacggggaggcggcggcggagaacgagTGGTTGGGATCGACCAGAGGTCCCGTGTGGGCTGAGTGATGGGTCGGCCGAAGTTCGGGCATGGGCTCAATAAGCTGGCGTCTATCTGTGGGCCGATACGTGGCCATTGGCTGAAGGAATAAgattcactttgactccctcgacTGACCAGCTAATCTAAATCGTATTCctcaaccgcaataccagaaatcttaaCCCCCGAGCTGTTAAAACCGGTAcaaatttgactcccttggtgaTTTTGGATGACgattttgctgatgtggcgcaCACGCAGCAGTGTTGActtggtcttcgtcccacgtggcattgacaagACGACTCCGGCGGCGTAACACCGAGCTCCACCAACCTAGATCCAGAGCTCCGAATCGGCCACGACAGGCGGCTAGAGGACGAGATGTGGTAgcagggcggcagcggcggcggctggagacCACTCCTCGCTTTGCGTCGCCGCCTCGAGGCCGAGacgcgcccaccgccgccgcaaaaTCGGAGGCGGCGCGCAGCATCCGCTCTGCATCCGCAAGAAGGAGCTGCTTCCGCGGGAGTTaaattgggcccacatgtcagtgggcccacatttttttgtgtgtgtggatGACAAATGGCCcagcatatattttttaattttaatgccacataagcgccacttCAATGCCACGTGGAACGAAGATCAAGTCAACACTGTCATGTGTGCAccaccacgtcagcgaaaccgtcctccaaaaccaccaagagAGTTAAATTGTACCGGTTTAGATAGTTCGGGGGTTAAGATTTCTAgtattgtggttgagggatATGATTTATATTCGGCggtcagttgagggagtcaaagtgatcttattccttGGCTGAATTAGTTTTTACTAGTAGAAGCAGagagcaaggttaatagtaCAGCTCGCTAGTGGCTATAAAAATAACACATCATCCTGTTTATAGCTTGTTTCAAAAGCTAATAAATACAGTAATGATCTCTACATATTTCTCATGcacagcattttattttttttaatctcaaaTAGTATCCTTTGATTGACTGCTAATAAATGATGCACAAAGTTACACACATGCAGGGAAAAAAAACTGGGCCTACAGCACGGGGAGCCGCGTGCAGCCTGGCTGCAAAATAGTAGCCCGCGTCTCTCTCTcctacccttctctctctttcaacCAGGCAAAAATCTGCTATATGAAACATTATAGCATGCTGATTTAGACTTATTGTACCTGTTCTAAGAGATCCATCGGCTGCCTAAAAAATAAGCTAaagcaaaatttaaattttaaaacaattttaacatattttcaacatagttttttttcagTGTTAACTTTTAAGTcactaaaaacacatatataaaagttttgcaCACAAACTATTTTTTGTTTAAGTTGGCAACTTTTCTAGCAAGAAGACAATCACGATCAGGACACCTAAATGCGTGGTGGTGAtttagagtcgccaaccacctcaacCTAGCAAAAGCTAGATCAAGATGGTTTTGATATATTAAACCGACTAGCAGAGCCGATTTAGATGGAACAAGCGATAAACACCCGTCTTGTGGGTGAACGGAAGGTTTACGGGACAAACCTACAGAGGGATTTCGCACTCTCGCGACGAAAGTGGATGATTTACAGTGCAAATCGATAAAGACTGACAAACTAAGCTAGAACTAGGCGACAATACTCTTGACTCTACCTGCAACAATGCTCTACCTTCTCTCATATCACCAGTCATCTTGCCAagtgaaaataatttttttcctagCTGTCACATCATAGACTCCCCAAGACCATATTCACCTCCATCTTTTGTCTTAAATTTGATttaatctaatccatgaccagATAACTGATGTCATCACCAAATAGATAAAACAAACTCACCAGACATGAAGAACTAAATATTTTCTTCCTTGTCGTCTTATGAACCAAGCTAATAAATCTAACATCCACGCTTTCCCGTATCCGTAGACTGAATTCCTGATAATTTGAAAAAATTCACCATTGCCTTGAATCCCCGAAGAAATTATCACTACAGTGCTCGCTCTACTTCTTCAGTGACGCAGATTCCGTATACCTCTATCGTGCAAACCCTGCATATCTTGGATATATCATGTACTGCCAAACAGACCCGTTGACGTCCTTTTGCTCGGGTCCATATCCCGCCAACTCCACCGCAGCTCCACGCTCTAGAAGCCgtctgtggagattatggataccccatacctacacgacatgtatagtccgactgggtatggggtgccatgtatagatagaatatttttaaagggactcgggttaaattccaaactcgtatgtcaaggaaatacccgagatcctagtcggttacgattgtatcttATCAgtaactacctattccgttagggatatggattgtgctttgtaatacggacccctttccctatataaggaggggttcgggtgcctctaggggcacgattttctcccagatcaaacgatcaataatacactcggcggatcaatccccggacaggagtagggtattacttcttgattaagaaggcctgaacctgtataaaattccttgtctttcaacccatccacttttccagcttgatagccacccccttttagtattgccgaaatcttgtttcgacagttgccgcgccaggtaggggtagcatcaagttcttcgccgactagtgcgatgggtttcgtCTCCGGCATTGACGACTTCGTCTTCCCACCTGGGCAGGCGTTTCGGTttggcagcctcgacttcatcaccaacgacttcggcaagatttctctcctcgactcggattcgaaccagtcgggAAGAGGCCAGGTCCCCGCCCCGTTCGGTATCCCGAAATCGGCCGGGATCTACCCCAAGATCATCTCAGCCGAGTTGGCcccaaaccactcggacgagatccaatctactccaaCACGACCCGATCAAGATGATGGAGCCTATCCGCtaatcctgatgaaactccgCGATGACTTGGCTGCCGTCTTCACCAAAAGGGCGTCCTCTCCCCGTAGGTCTAGGCGGGATCCGGCCCCGTCCCCGATCCAGTCTAGttccagggaagtcggcgtcatactcCAGCCTCTCGGCACGGTCTCGACGGAACAATTGGACGGCTACCTCAGCTCTCCCAGTGTCGACTCACGACTGACGGAGATCGTAGagtacgacgacttcggctaccgctacgactaccgcaacctcgacgacttcgacgaaggCTATGAAGATAACTACACGCCCCTTTACTTCGGCATTTTCATGGCCAACAACGAGACGGAAGAACAGTGTCAAGCCCGACAAGCAGAAGAACAGCGCGTGCGACAAGAAgccgaacgtcgccgactggaggaggagcgccaAGCACAAGAGTGAGAAAGGCtgcagcgtgagcaacaggagcgcgagcgggctgcaaaggaggctgaggaccggTGACAGCGCGCCTTGGAGGCTGGGCGACGAGCACGAGAACTCATCGGGCAGCAAGATGTCGAGGGGACGGCGGTTTTTCACATCCCTTTacagaacgcggttgcagcgatcaccctcctcgacaccctccttaAGGGAGACGCACTCAATCAGGccaatcacgtcgtcaacatcttgaacaagaccaagaccatgatcgcaGCTTCGGTCCCGGTTAATTCCGCAAGCGtccgcacgccgactggcagccgagttcctcctcttcgatctcaagactatcaccatccaagcctcagcatcgtCGGCGCTGGGTCAAGTCGCAAGAGCAGGGATCACGGCAAACGATCTGTCTACTCGCCTCCTCACCGGCAAAGGGAGCGTCGAGCTAAACGTCCCCACTCCCCACATCATAGGCgtcccatcgatcttcgcgagaCCATTAACCAGCGCGCGCGGCGAGAGGCTACATTCCCCACCATTCACCagatcgctacgacgacgacgtggatggagttgctgccttcacaagtgacctgcgtcgagtggattggccagccagCTTCAAGctgactggaatcgagaagtatgactgC harbors:
- the LOC4350359 gene encoding uncharacterized protein, whose amino-acid sequence is MSSKEKPTLGGQRIKTRKRNIAAPLDPASFSDAIVQIYLDNAGDLELVAKSIESSDLNFSRYGDTFFEVVFIGGRTQPGTIKPEEEGERHPYSVLDCAAQREAILPSVLYIQKTLRRRPFLIKNLENVMRKFLQSLEFFEENERKKLAIFTALAFSQKLSGLPPETVFQPLLKDNLVSKGIVLSFITEFFKEYLKENTLDDLIALLKKGKMEDNLLEFFPSAKRTSEALSEHFTKEGLTSLVEYNEKKMFEVKLKEIKLTLTTMINEEAEISEVTEAVKQQVKDAKFPDIEVVRMLWDVLMEAVQWSGKNQQQNSNSALRQVKAWAGLLNAFCTSGRLELELIYKVQTQCYEDAKLMKLFPEIIRTLYDQDVLAEDTILLWFRKGSNPKGRQSFVKALEPFVKWLEEAEEEE